Genomic window (Shewanella psychropiezotolerans):
TGAAATGCTTCGACATTGATGCCGGCATCTTTAAGTGCACTCTGTACAGCAGGTTCTTGTAATACCTGTGAGACGATACCAAATACGCCTCCGGCAATCATGGCCGCACCCGCTACTGCGCCTACGCCTGTTGCTATCATGACTGCACCGATAATGATCGACAAAGCAGCGCTGATATAACCAAAAATCTTACCAAAAAGACCTGATTTTTTAGCTTCTTGAGCCGCTTCTTCAGATTCTTTTATCTTGGCTTGGTTATCTTTCATCTGGGCTTCGTTCTCAGATCTAACTCGTTTTATCTCTTCGGCTTTTAACTTATTCTGCGCCCTTTCAAGCTCAGTGGTCGTCTTGGCTAACTCAATTTCAAAATCTTCCACCGAAGATGCAGACAGGGCAATAAACGCACTGCCGATACCGTATTCGGCACCTTTAGCTAGCTCTTTAGGTAGACCCGCACCATTTTGAAATGAAGAGGTTAAAAACTTGGCAAACATATCACCAGTTTTATCCAATAACTCCTTAACGGCCGGCTGATTACTATTCATCAACGAGCTGAGTTCATTGAAGGTTTTCTCGGCGCTAGTAAGGGAGCTGGTATTCATAAGCGGGTTAGGTTTTTCCAGCATGACCCCCGGCCTATTAGTGCCTACAGAAGCTTGTTGCTCGGCATTTCTACTTACCGTAACTCCCTGCTCCTGCTTTTTCTCCAACTTAGCATTGGTGATCCCTTGCTCCGTATCCAAGAGCGTAGCACTCTGGGCCAACGGATTAGTTAACGTGATCTGATTCATTATGTAACTCCTTGTTTAGTTATCTCCTCCAGCATTGCACTGGCTCGCTGCGCCAGCTCGGAGTAAGCTGGCTGTTTCTTTGCTAAATGACTGGCGGTATAAAACCCACTCTCAGCCGCTTCCATATTGCCCAGAGCTAAGTGACACTCTCCGGCATGAAAAGGGGCCCTAGGTTCATTCACATCAATCAAGGTGGCAAAACTGTAAGCATCGACGGCTAACTCATACTGCTTCATCTCCTGACGGCAGGCTCCCAGCCCCATGAAGAATCGCACCTGATAATGATCTAAAGTACATAAGAGCTGAAATATTTTATGGGACTCATCATATTTAGCCGACTCGTAATAATTAAAGGCGACGGCATACATCTGCTCTATGGCATCATCGGGAATATTACGTAACATCCCCATGGTGCCGCCATCTTCCAGAAATGAGAGCAGCTCATCTTCGTAATTGTTATCTTGTGTTTGTGTTTGTGTTTGTTCAGCCATAACGGATCCTATATTTGACGCAATATGTCCTGCATCACACTGTGGTATTTCTGCACGAAACGATTTATCGCCTCGACAGTGCTGTTGTAGGTAGATGAGATTTGATTCAGCTCAGTAGTCTTAAGGCTAACATCATCGTTGATCAGCTTAGATTTATCTGAGATAGACGTGCCTAAGTTAGGTAATTGCTCCTTTAAATCATCGCCCGAATATTTATCTTTAGCGGTGATCCCTATCGCCGTTAAAAAATCTTTACTCGATATAGGACCTGAAGTGTTACTCGTAATACTTTTTAGCTTTTTATAGACGTCGGATGCCTTGTAATCTGCATCACTATCGAAGCCAAAATCACTAGCAGTTAGCGCATCGGTTGACTTGTATTCCGAACCATTAGCCAGAGCTGCGTGTAACTTACTCTGGATGGTTCCATAAATTTTCAACTCATTAGACAAGCCTTTCAGCTCTTCCTGGGCGGCGTCACGTTTGGCTTGGTTGGTAAACAATCTATCTTGGTATGTCACTAAAATGGGACTGTCTAATCGCTCAGAGAATACAGATAACAGGGCAAGATGTTTCATATCTGAGGCACCAATTGTCTGACCTGAGGGGACTTTAGCAAACAAGGCCTCTAAATCTGTATTCAATCTGTTAAACAATGTGCCTGTGCCATCGGCTTTTAACAATTCTTGAGGATCTTGGCCAGTTGAAACTAACTGATTAAGCACTAAGCTCCAGAAACGTTGAAAGTCACTCAGTCGCTGCTCGGGAGTAAGATCCGTACCTGATTTAGGTGTAAAGATACTATCGTCAGCCGTTGACCAGATATTATTATCTGCATCTTGTAACTTTTCTTGTATCTTAGAAGCAAAAGTTTTCAGCGCTTCTAAGTTTTGACCTTGTGATGCCTCCATCACCTGAGAAACAATGTCGGCTGGAGTTGTAGCTATAGGACTTAT
Coding sequences:
- a CDS encoding SycD/LcrH family type III secretion system chaperone, with amino-acid sequence MAEQTQTQTQDNNYEDELLSFLEDGGTMGMLRNIPDDAIEQMYAVAFNYYESAKYDESHKIFQLLCTLDHYQVRFFMGLGACRQEMKQYELAVDAYSFATLIDVNEPRAPFHAGECHLALGNMEAAESGFYTASHLAKKQPAYSELAQRASAMLEEITKQGVT
- a CDS encoding virulence-associated V antigen; amino-acid sequence: MAISPIATTPADIVSQVMEASQGQNLEALKTFASKIQEKLQDADNNIWSTADDSIFTPKSGTDLTPEQRLSDFQRFWSLVLNQLVSTGQDPQELLKADGTGTLFNRLNTDLEALFAKVPSGQTIGASDMKHLALLSVFSERLDSPILVTYQDRLFTNQAKRDAAQEELKGLSNELKIYGTIQSKLHAALANGSEYKSTDALTASDFGFDSDADYKASDVYKKLKSITSNTSGPISSKDFLTAIGITAKDKYSGDDLKEQLPNLGTSISDKSKLINDDVSLKTTELNQISSTYNSTVEAINRFVQKYHSVMQDILRQI
- the sctE gene encoding type III secretion system translocon subunit SctE → MNQITLTNPLAQSATLLDTEQGITNAKLEKKQEQGVTVSRNAEQQASVGTNRPGVMLEKPNPLMNTSSLTSAEKTFNELSSLMNSNQPAVKELLDKTGDMFAKFLTSSFQNGAGLPKELAKGAEYGIGSAFIALSASSVEDFEIELAKTTTELERAQNKLKAEEIKRVRSENEAQMKDNQAKIKESEEAAQEAKKSGLFGKIFGYISAALSIIIGAVMIATGVGAVAGAAMIAGGVFGIVSQVLQEPAVQSALKDAGINVEAFQKVMMALEIISAVVSTVASFGGAAAGKAAQLAGKVSTKIASGLTKVADKLDDLAKLGTAINKFGTAATKVRTISTITEVGANVAQGTAGTVNTAFQANAVGKQAETEDSRAEVLAMRAVIDRLKEEISRMSQEFQEVMQMIMQMINANGDSMKEILSRPAAV